The following proteins come from a genomic window of Mauremys mutica isolate MM-2020 ecotype Southern chromosome 7, ASM2049712v1, whole genome shotgun sequence:
- the TPRA1 gene encoding transmembrane protein adipocyte-associated 1 isoform X2 yields the protein MVWLFRDAPRARGRGKRRGRSRGWGMARLGSRGGRMSQSVTSVVRFSTYDNITHSVANALVMASDNVTALPQTTTWAINDTNITVPHKCLLLLYEDIGKSRVRYWDLMLLVPNVLFFVFLLWKLPSARAKIHVTSGPIFTTFYILVFVVALVGIARAVVSMTVSASDAATVADKILWEITRFFLLAIELSVVILGLAFGHLESNSSVKRILVITTVLSLAYSVTQGTLEILYPDAHLSAEDFNIYGHGGRHFWLASSCFFFLVYSLVVVLPKTPLKDRISLPSRKSFYVYAGILALLNLVQGLGSALLCVDIIEGLCCVDVTTFLYFSFFAPLIYVAFLKGFFGSEPKILFSYKCQVDEPEDVDVHLPNAYAVAKKEGVDSSFYSSTQIDTAAYLDDVASMPYHVGSVNSIDSDRWKAINA from the exons ATGGTGTGGCTCTTTCGCGACGCTCCCCGGGCCCGCGGCCGGGGGAAGcggcggggccggagccgcggctGGGGGATGGCCCGGCTGGGTTCCCGCGG aggcaggatgtCCCAGTCTGTGACGTCTGTGGTGAGGTTCTCCACGTATGACAATATCacccactctgttgccaatgccCTGGTTATGGCCTCAGATAATGTGACGGCTCTGCCCCAAACAACAACATGGGCAATCAACGACACCAACATCACTGTGCCACACAAGTGCCTGCTCTTGCTATATGAAGACATCGGGAAGTCCAG AGTCCGCTATTGGGACCTTATGCTTCTGGTTCCCaatgtgcttttctttgtctttcttcTCTGGAAACTGCCTTCTGCCAGGGCCAAGATCCATGTCACCTCCGGCCCCATCTTTACTACCTTCTACATACTA GTGTTCGTGGTGGCTTTAGTTGGGATTGCTCGTGCAGTTGTCTCCATGACAGTCAGTGCCTCTGATGCTGCCACAGTTGCTGATAAG ATCCTGTGGGAGATCACGAGGTTCTTCCTCCTGGCCATTGAGCTGAGTGTGGTGATCCTAGGCCTTGCCTTCG GTCATCTTGAAAGCAATTCCAGTGTCAAGCGTATACTGGTGATCACCACAGTGTTGTCACTGGCTTACTCTGTTACCCAG GGGACACTGGAGATCCTCTACCCTGATGCTCACCTCTCAGCGGAAGACTTCAACATCTATGGCCATGGAGGAAGGCACTTCTGGCTTGCCAGCTCCTGTTTCTTCTTTCTG GTCTATTCCTTGGTGGTGGTTCTTCCAAAAACTCCCCTGAAAGACCGGATTTCTCTACCAT CTAGGAAGAGTTTTTATGTCTATGCTGGAATTCTCGCTCTGCTGAATCTGGTGCAGGGCTTGGGCAGTGCCCTTCTCTGTGTGGATATCATAGAAGGATTGTG CTGTGTCGACGTCACCACGTTCCTCTACTTCAGCTTCTTTGCACCTCTCATTTACGTGGCATTCCTGAAAGGCTTCTTTGG GTCTGAGCCGAAGATCCTTTTCTCCTACAAATGCCAAGTGGACGAGCCTGAGGATGTAGATGTGCACCTCCCCAATGCCTATGCTGTGGCCAAGAAAGAGGGCGTGGATTCCAGCTTCTACTCCAGCACCCAAATCGACACCGCAGCCTACCTGGATGACGTCGCCTCAATGCCCTACCACGTGGGAAGTGTCAACAGCATTGACAGTGACCGCTGGAAAGCCATCAATGCCTAA
- the TPRA1 gene encoding transmembrane protein adipocyte-associated 1 isoform X1, with the protein MSQSVTSVVRFSTYDNITHSVANALVMASDNVTALPQTTTWAINDTNITVPHKCLLLLYEDIGKSRVRYWDLMLLVPNVLFFVFLLWKLPSARAKIHVTSGPIFTTFYILVFVVALVGIARAVVSMTVSASDAATVADKILWEITRFFLLAIELSVVILGLAFGHLESNSSVKRILVITTVLSLAYSVTQGTLEILYPDAHLSAEDFNIYGHGGRHFWLASSCFFFLVYSLVVVLPKTPLKDRISLPSRKSFYVYAGILALLNLVQGLGSALLCVDIIEGLCCVDVTTFLYFSFFAPLIYVAFLKGFFGSEPKILFSYKCQVDEPEDVDVHLPNAYAVAKKEGVDSSFYSSTQIDTAAYLDDVASMPYHVGSVNSIDSDRWKAINA; encoded by the exons atgtCCCAGTCTGTGACGTCTGTGGTGAGGTTCTCCACGTATGACAATATCacccactctgttgccaatgccCTGGTTATGGCCTCAGATAATGTGACGGCTCTGCCCCAAACAACAACATGGGCAATCAACGACACCAACATCACTGTGCCACACAAGTGCCTGCTCTTGCTATATGAAGACATCGGGAAGTCCAG AGTCCGCTATTGGGACCTTATGCTTCTGGTTCCCaatgtgcttttctttgtctttcttcTCTGGAAACTGCCTTCTGCCAGGGCCAAGATCCATGTCACCTCCGGCCCCATCTTTACTACCTTCTACATACTA GTGTTCGTGGTGGCTTTAGTTGGGATTGCTCGTGCAGTTGTCTCCATGACAGTCAGTGCCTCTGATGCTGCCACAGTTGCTGATAAG ATCCTGTGGGAGATCACGAGGTTCTTCCTCCTGGCCATTGAGCTGAGTGTGGTGATCCTAGGCCTTGCCTTCG GTCATCTTGAAAGCAATTCCAGTGTCAAGCGTATACTGGTGATCACCACAGTGTTGTCACTGGCTTACTCTGTTACCCAG GGGACACTGGAGATCCTCTACCCTGATGCTCACCTCTCAGCGGAAGACTTCAACATCTATGGCCATGGAGGAAGGCACTTCTGGCTTGCCAGCTCCTGTTTCTTCTTTCTG GTCTATTCCTTGGTGGTGGTTCTTCCAAAAACTCCCCTGAAAGACCGGATTTCTCTACCAT CTAGGAAGAGTTTTTATGTCTATGCTGGAATTCTCGCTCTGCTGAATCTGGTGCAGGGCTTGGGCAGTGCCCTTCTCTGTGTGGATATCATAGAAGGATTGTG CTGTGTCGACGTCACCACGTTCCTCTACTTCAGCTTCTTTGCACCTCTCATTTACGTGGCATTCCTGAAAGGCTTCTTTGG GTCTGAGCCGAAGATCCTTTTCTCCTACAAATGCCAAGTGGACGAGCCTGAGGATGTAGATGTGCACCTCCCCAATGCCTATGCTGTGGCCAAGAAAGAGGGCGTGGATTCCAGCTTCTACTCCAGCACCCAAATCGACACCGCAGCCTACCTGGATGACGTCGCCTCAATGCCCTACCACGTGGGAAGTGTCAACAGCATTGACAGTGACCGCTGGAAAGCCATCAATGCCTAA